One genomic segment of Longimicrobiaceae bacterium includes these proteins:
- a CDS encoding signal peptidase II translates to MIRLVRQFVAAVTGERRWRRRGGRRRTDYEPNLGWARVMAIAFPIALLDWAMKWVVAETVPLDQLRVVSDRVALWHVQNPALILGLHGDLPLGARKVMLSIYASIAAILLIGVLARGHRLLPHRRKWAWLFLGMVAGGMMGNLGERVLHWRVTDFLSFRWGDLWLPPGNVADLAIVLSLPLALGVLFFELEARALRRSVAVCGETEERGGSAPRAAPLET, encoded by the coding sequence ATGATTCGATTGGTGAGACAATTCGTCGCGGCGGTCACCGGGGAGCGGCGCTGGAGGCGTCGGGGCGGCCGTCGCCGCACCGACTACGAGCCGAACCTGGGTTGGGCGCGGGTGATGGCGATCGCATTTCCGATCGCGTTGCTCGACTGGGCGATGAAGTGGGTGGTGGCCGAGACTGTCCCCCTGGATCAGCTGCGCGTCGTGTCCGACCGGGTGGCCCTCTGGCACGTTCAGAACCCCGCGCTGATCCTCGGTCTGCACGGCGATCTTCCGCTGGGGGCCCGCAAGGTGATGCTGTCGATCTACGCCAGCATCGCGGCCATCCTCCTCATCGGCGTGCTTGCGCGAGGGCATCGATTGTTGCCACATCGCCGCAAGTGGGCGTGGCTCTTCCTGGGGATGGTGGCCGGGGGAATGATGGGCAACCTGGGAGAGCGGGTGCTCCACTGGCGGGTGACGGATTTTCTCTCCTTCCGCTGGGGTGATCTCTGGCTCCCCCCCGGCAACGTCGCCGACCTCGCCATCGTGCTCTCCCTGCCTCTTGCGCTCGGTGTGCTGTTCTTCGAGCTCGAGGCTCGCGCGCTGCGGCGCTCGGTCGCCGTGTGCGGTGAGACCGAGGAGCGGGGTGGGAGCGCTCCCCGCGCTGCTCCGCTCGAAACCTGA
- a CDS encoding tetratricopeptide repeat protein, with translation MADLSRFRQRPTSALLPLATCHFLIVVLLCTGCSGAQSGVPSPSPEEIPSLEAELARRQNEVATKVRLGAAYRAAGRPDRALALLQEAQKQDPQNGGAVLFLGLTLEDLGEFARARELYQAYLALGDPSPLRARVERRLPLLARRELQAAVARAIAGEVALAEAPPRPGTVAVFPFYLASSDTALSPLSLAMAEMLITDLSQTERLIVLERTRVQFLLDELGLEGAGLVAPETAARGGRLLGAERLVQGTLGGGGEAEIRFDAALVSATSGEAGMEQGQGPAYAASAPGNVVHITEEDALPRLFDLEKRLALRIFDAMGIELTPAERERVNRRPTENLQALLAYGRGLRAADAGDFRAAALQFREALRLDPNFTAARMRAEEAERLAIASLETTNDLAEAGAFETRLPVAFGPLDLFVPGVGPRDPAQEIMGTEGFEPATVVEVIINRPGGL, from the coding sequence TTGGCCGATCTCTCAAGGTTTCGACAGCGACCTACCTCCGCATTACTCCCGCTGGCCACCTGCCATTTCCTGATCGTCGTCCTTCTCTGCACCGGGTGCAGCGGGGCCCAGAGCGGGGTTCCCTCCCCCTCGCCCGAAGAGATTCCCTCGCTCGAGGCGGAGCTGGCGCGGAGACAGAACGAGGTTGCGACGAAGGTGCGGCTGGGCGCGGCGTACCGGGCGGCCGGTCGGCCCGATCGCGCGCTCGCGCTGCTGCAGGAGGCACAGAAGCAGGATCCGCAGAACGGCGGGGCGGTGCTCTTCCTCGGCCTGACCCTGGAAGACCTCGGCGAGTTTGCGCGGGCCCGCGAGCTCTACCAGGCGTACCTGGCGCTGGGCGATCCCTCGCCCCTTCGCGCCCGCGTGGAGCGACGCCTCCCGCTGCTGGCGCGGCGAGAGCTGCAGGCGGCGGTCGCGCGCGCGATCGCGGGTGAGGTAGCGCTCGCGGAGGCCCCTCCCCGGCCGGGAACCGTAGCGGTCTTCCCCTTCTACCTGGCGAGCTCCGACACGGCGCTGAGCCCGCTCTCCCTCGCCATGGCGGAGATGCTCATCACCGACCTCTCCCAGACGGAGCGGCTCATCGTGCTGGAGCGCACCAGGGTGCAGTTCCTCCTCGACGAGCTGGGTCTCGAGGGCGCCGGGCTGGTCGCCCCGGAGACCGCGGCTCGCGGCGGTCGCCTGCTCGGGGCGGAGCGGCTCGTTCAGGGGACGCTGGGGGGTGGCGGTGAAGCGGAGATCCGCTTCGACGCCGCCCTGGTGAGCGCAACGTCGGGGGAGGCTGGGATGGAGCAGGGACAGGGGCCGGCCTACGCGGCATCCGCGCCCGGCAATGTCGTGCACATCACCGAGGAGGACGCTCTCCCGCGCCTGTTCGACCTCGAGAAGCGGCTCGCCCTGCGGATCTTCGACGCCATGGGCATCGAGCTCACCCCGGCCGAGCGGGAGCGGGTGAACCGCCGTCCCACCGAGAACCTGCAGGCGCTGCTCGCCTACGGCCGGGGTCTGCGTGCGGCCGACGCCGGCGACTTCAGGGCCGCCGCCCTCCAATTCCGGGAGGCGCTGAGGCTGGACCCCAACTTCACAGCCGCCCGGATGCGGGCCGAGGAGGCGGAAAGACTCGCCATCGCCAGCCTGGAGACCACCAACGACCTGGCCGAAGCAGGCGCTTTCGAGACCCGGCTGCCGGTGGCCTTTGGACCTCTCGACCTGTTCGTCCCCGGCGTGGGTCCGCGCGACCCCGCCCAGGAGATCATGGGCACGGAAGGCTTCGAGCCCGCCACTGTCGTCGAGGTGATCATCAATCGGCCGGGAGGTCTCTGA
- a CDS encoding Ig-like domain-containing protein, with amino-acid sequence MSLGSRRWLVTATLCFAAMACDSGLFVEPAEDAPAIRISYSLSEAARIIAGGGAAAFEAADGVRIRVLREEAAVLDTLVSFTPAEETRIGLQLPSSAAGPAVVEVGILNGEDLLFHGTASADLARGATTPIEISLGPVPHHVEIDRAVQRIELGDTLFLTGSPAFATGHAIAGELSWSANPDGLVELDRTSGRLIAKQEGATRITGTFGGLSDTMTITIRSEVASVSLSVAQEIEVGETTQAEVEVFDKRGNLLDRTVEWSSSNTGVATVDAAGLVRGLSAGETRLSVSAEGKSDSAPLRVVEPCVPAPPPLEENGFRVSGVVARAAGLLVDVVLNPILVDGRPVRGLTAENFQVYEDECVRPFTVTTSEGAVGVDLVFIQDLSGSMGGAITGVRNSVISFAEQLVERGLDIRIGSVGYSGPSTIPSTPAGSPDEFLGPVQDLTTPEVFRKHVEAEWVATGGGDAPENGLEAIEYAHRMLSWRPGATRVMILITDISLHWSGSFCGCSDQTIESIAELIGESTVVHSVAPAIEEIRTADGGVDPWVLADATGGVRLVLNPNGTVDLNALDIESVLAETIRLTFESASEANVPHDLRVRVTLPGGVQSEFVADGVRYDPLAPELKTARIPRR; translated from the coding sequence ATGAGTCTCGGTTCTCGCCGGTGGTTGGTCACGGCGACGCTCTGCTTCGCGGCAATGGCCTGCGATTCCGGTCTGTTCGTCGAACCGGCCGAGGACGCACCCGCCATCCGGATCTCCTACTCGCTCTCCGAAGCAGCGCGCATCATTGCCGGGGGAGGAGCGGCGGCGTTCGAGGCAGCGGATGGCGTACGCATCCGTGTGCTGCGCGAGGAGGCGGCGGTGCTCGATACGCTGGTCTCCTTCACTCCGGCCGAGGAGACACGCATCGGGCTCCAGCTCCCCTCCTCGGCCGCAGGCCCAGCCGTCGTGGAGGTCGGGATCCTCAACGGGGAGGATCTTCTGTTTCACGGGACCGCTTCGGCGGATCTCGCCCGGGGAGCAACGACCCCGATCGAGATCAGCCTGGGGCCCGTGCCGCATCACGTCGAGATCGATCGCGCCGTCCAGCGGATCGAGCTCGGAGATACCCTGTTCCTCACGGGCTCTCCGGCCTTCGCCACCGGGCACGCGATCGCGGGCGAGCTGTCGTGGTCGGCGAATCCGGACGGCCTCGTGGAGCTCGACCGCACCTCCGGACGGCTGATCGCAAAGCAGGAGGGCGCGACCCGCATCACCGGCACCTTCGGGGGCCTCAGCGACACGATGACGATCACCATCCGGTCCGAGGTGGCGAGCGTGTCGCTGTCGGTCGCCCAAGAGATCGAGGTCGGCGAGACGACTCAGGCTGAGGTGGAGGTCTTCGACAAGCGCGGCAACCTACTTGACCGAACCGTCGAGTGGAGCAGCTCCAACACCGGGGTGGCCACCGTGGACGCAGCCGGCCTGGTTCGCGGGCTCTCCGCGGGCGAGACACGCCTCTCGGTGAGTGCCGAGGGCAAGAGCGACAGCGCGCCGCTTCGCGTGGTGGAGCCGTGCGTGCCCGCCCCTCCGCCGCTGGAAGAGAATGGATTCCGGGTCTCCGGCGTGGTCGCGCGGGCGGCGGGATTGCTGGTGGATGTCGTCCTGAACCCAATCCTGGTCGATGGCCGACCGGTGAGAGGGCTGACCGCGGAGAACTTCCAGGTATATGAGGACGAGTGCGTGCGGCCCTTCACGGTGACGACGTCGGAGGGTGCGGTGGGCGTGGACCTGGTTTTCATCCAGGACCTCTCCGGTTCGATGGGCGGGGCGATCACCGGTGTGCGCAACAGCGTGATCTCCTTCGCCGAGCAACTGGTCGAGCGGGGGCTGGATATCCGGATCGGGTCGGTGGGCTACTCCGGACCCTCCACCATCCCCAGCACGCCCGCGGGAAGTCCCGATGAGTTCCTCGGGCCGGTTCAGGACCTCACCACCCCCGAGGTCTTCCGCAAGCACGTCGAGGCCGAATGGGTGGCCACGGGCGGTGGAGATGCGCCGGAGAATGGGCTGGAGGCGATCGAGTACGCCCACCGGATGCTCTCCTGGAGGCCTGGCGCCACCCGGGTGATGATCCTGATCACGGACATCAGCCTTCACTGGAGCGGGTCGTTCTGCGGCTGTTCCGACCAGACCATCGAGAGCATCGCCGAGTTGATCGGAGAGAGCACCGTGGTGCACTCGGTTGCGCCCGCGATCGAGGAGATTCGTACTGCCGACGGAGGGGTCGATCCATGGGTGCTCGCCGACGCGACCGGCGGCGTGCGGCTCGTTCTCAACCCCAACGGCACGGTCGACCTGAACGCCCTCGACATCGAGTCGGTGCTGGCCGAGACGATCCGCCTGACCTTCGAGTCGGCCAGCGAGGCGAACGTGCCGCACGACTTGCGGGTGCGGGTGACGCTACCGGGCGGGGTTCAGTCCGAGTTCGTCGCGGACGGGGTGCGGTACGATCCGCTTGCGCCGGAACTGAAGACGGCACGGATACCGCGGCGGTAG